One genomic segment of Fusobacterium sp. includes these proteins:
- a CDS encoding Na+/H+ antiporter NhaC family protein yields MNGKNDEKKYGAIAFLPLLVFLALYIGSGLMFTFMGVDGAFKKFPRHVALLIGIAVAFIMNRSMKLEKKIDIFSENAGNAGVILIGLIYLLAGGFQGAAKAMGGVESVVNLGLTFIPSAALVPGVFLISCFISTAIGTSMGTVAAMAPIAIGVAQAAGLNLPLTCAAVIGGAYFGDNLSMISDTTISATKGVGSEMKDKFKMNFFIALPAAIIAIIGYWIFGGAGVITGAHPFYLLRVIPYVVVLIAALMGFNVAGVLFIGIAMTGVIGLGEGSISFLDWVGAIGSGMEDMFSITIVAILISGLIGLIKYYGGVDWLVNSIVSRIKERKGAEYGIGLLSGLLSAALVNNTIAIIISAPIAKEIGKNYGIAPKRLASLIDIFACAFIALTPYDGGMLIVTGLSDVSPMAVLKYMFYMFALIITTCITIQFGLLRTKEEKEFIEKNPNGIRE; encoded by the coding sequence ATGAATGGAAAAAATGATGAAAAAAAATATGGGGCAATAGCATTTTTGCCTTTATTGGTATTTTTAGCTCTGTATATAGGAAGTGGGCTTATGTTTACGTTTATGGGAGTAGATGGAGCATTTAAAAAGTTTCCTAGACATGTTGCTCTTCTTATAGGTATAGCAGTGGCATTTATAATGAATAGATCAATGAAGCTTGAGAAAAAGATAGATATATTTTCTGAAAATGCAGGAAATGCAGGAGTTATTCTTATAGGATTAATTTATCTTCTAGCTGGAGGATTTCAAGGAGCAGCAAAAGCAATGGGTGGAGTTGAATCAGTAGTTAATCTTGGATTGACATTTATTCCAAGTGCAGCTTTAGTTCCAGGTGTATTTCTTATATCATGTTTCATTTCAACTGCAATAGGAACATCTATGGGAACAGTTGCAGCTATGGCTCCAATAGCAATAGGTGTAGCTCAGGCAGCAGGATTAAATCTGCCTCTGACATGTGCTGCTGTTATTGGAGGAGCATATTTTGGAGATAATCTTTCAATGATATCAGATACTACTATTTCTGCAACAAAAGGTGTAGGATCAGAAATGAAAGATAAATTTAAGATGAACTTTTTTATAGCTCTTCCAGCAGCTATAATTGCAATAATAGGATATTGGATATTTGGAGGAGCAGGAGTTATAACAGGAGCACATCCATTTTATTTACTTCGTGTAATTCCATATGTAGTAGTACTGATTGCAGCTTTAATGGGATTTAATGTAGCAGGAGTTTTATTTATAGGGATAGCAATGACAGGAGTTATTGGTCTTGGAGAAGGAAGTATAAGTTTCTTGGATTGGGTGGGAGCAATAGGTAGCGGAATGGAAGATATGTTCAGCATAACTATTGTAGCTATATTGATCTCTGGGTTGATAGGCTTAATTAAATATTATGGTGGAGTAGACTGGCTAGTAAATAGTATTGTTTCTAGAATCAAGGAACGTAAAGGAGCAGAATATGGAATTGGACTTCTTTCAGGACTTTTATCAGCAGCTCTTGTAAATAATACAATAGCTATCATTATATCAGCTCCTATAGCCAAAGAAATAGGAAAAAATTATGGAATTGCTCCAAAACGTCTTGCCAGTCTTATAGATATATTTGCATGTGCTTTCATTGCATTGACACCTTATGATGGAGGTATGCTTATAGTTACAGGACTTTCAGATGTATCACCTATGGCTGTATTAAAATATATGTTCTATATGTTCGCTTTGATAATAACAACTTGTATAACAATTCAATTTGGATTGCTGCGTACAAAAGAAGAAAAGGAATTTATTGAAAAAAATCCTAATGGTATAAGAGAATAA
- a CDS encoding MalY/PatB family protein — MKYSFDEKIDRTGNHSAKWEEMGKKFISNDLWPMWIADMDLKTAPEIIDAMREKVEQGIFGYVYRPDSYYKAAADWLERRFGYKIDPSTLINSPGVVPTLSLLVRGMTKPGEKILIQSPVYYPFAATIKDNEREVMENKLIKDSDGYYTIDFEDFEKKVSDENVNLFILCSPHNPVGRVWKREELQKMSDLCLKYKVRVIADEIWRDIIMPGHKHIPAASLGKEIEYNTITCFSPTKTFNIAGLQASFVTFPRREEWEKFDNELGILDIKRNSPFSLVAFETGYVKCDEWVDQLIEHLNGNMDYVIKFAEEKIPEIKVGKPEGTYLMWLDFSTLGLSKEELSKFMQEKCKIALDDGFWFGENGTGFERMNIACPRYMVEEGMNRIENGIKKWREKR; from the coding sequence ATGAAATATTCTTTTGATGAAAAAATTGACAGAACAGGAAATCATTCAGCTAAATGGGAAGAAATGGGAAAGAAATTTATATCAAATGATTTATGGCCAATGTGGATAGCAGATATGGACTTAAAAACAGCTCCTGAGATAATAGATGCCATGAGAGAAAAGGTGGAACAGGGAATATTTGGCTATGTATATAGACCAGACTCTTATTATAAGGCAGCGGCAGACTGGTTAGAAAGAAGATTTGGATATAAGATTGATCCATCTACTCTTATAAACAGTCCAGGAGTTGTACCTACACTTTCTTTATTAGTAAGAGGGATGACAAAACCAGGAGAAAAGATACTTATTCAAAGTCCAGTATATTATCCTTTTGCAGCTACCATAAAGGATAATGAAAGAGAAGTAATGGAAAATAAATTGATAAAAGATTCTGATGGATATTATACAATAGATTTTGAAGACTTTGAAAAAAAGGTTTCTGATGAAAATGTTAATTTATTTATTTTGTGCAGTCCCCACAATCCAGTGGGAAGAGTATGGAAAAGAGAAGAACTTCAAAAAATGTCTGATTTATGTTTAAAATATAAAGTAAGAGTTATTGCTGATGAAATCTGGAGAGATATAATAATGCCAGGACATAAACATATACCAGCAGCTTCTCTTGGAAAAGAAATAGAATATAATACTATTACTTGTTTCTCACCAACTAAAACATTTAATATAGCTGGTCTTCAAGCTTCATTTGTAACATTTCCAAGGAGAGAGGAATGGGAGAAATTTGACAATGAACTTGGGATATTGGATATAAAAAGAAATAGTCCATTTAGTCTGGTAGCATTTGAAACTGGATATGTAAAATGTGATGAGTGGGTAGATCAGCTGATTGAACACTTGAATGGAAATATGGATTATGTGATTAAATTTGCAGAAGAAAAAATACCAGAGATAAAAGTTGGAAAACCTGAAGGAACTTATCTTATGTGGCTTGATTTTTCTACTTTAGGATTATCTAAAGAGGAATTGTCAAAGTTTATGCAGGAGAAGTGTAAGATAGCATTAGATGATGGATTTTGGTTTGGAGAAAATGGAACAGGATTTGAAAGAATGAACATAGCATGCCCAAGATATATGGTGGAAGAAGGAATGAATAGAATAGAGAATGGAATCAAAAAATGGAGAGAAAAAAGATAA